A genomic region of Parambassis ranga chromosome 7, fParRan2.1, whole genome shotgun sequence contains the following coding sequences:
- the bcap31 gene encoding B-cell receptor-associated protein 31, with protein MSLQWTAVATFLYAEVFFVLLLCIPFISPKRWNKVFKSRIVQTIALYGNTYFMVAIAILVFLLIDAFREVRKYSVTEKVDLTNNPTAIEHIHMKLFRAQRNEYIAGFALLLCLLLRRLATLLSQQASLMASNEAFKKQAEGASTAAKKYMEENELLQEKLREAGIEVPEGGKKGAGPQEENKALKEELKTLKEELGTTKKALQKSDSDVRAMKKQAENLTVEYDRLLDEHSKLLATSDKKSD; from the exons ATGAGTCTGCAGTGGACGGCTGTGGCCACCTTCTTGTACGCTGAGGTCTTCtttgttctgctgctctgcattccCTTCATCTCACCAAAGAG atGGAACAAAGTCTTCAAATCTCGTATTGTCCAGACCATCGCTCTCTATGGAAACACTTACTTCATGGTGGCCATCGCCATCCTGGTCTTCCTGCTCATCG atgcgTTCCGTGAGGTGAGGAAGTACAGTGTGACGGAGAAGGTGGATCTGACCAACAACCCGACGGCCATCGAACACATCCACATGAAGCTGTTCAGAGCTCAGAGGAACGAGTACATCGCCGGCTTCgccctgctgctctgcct gttgCTGCGCCGTTTGGCCACTCTGCTCTCCCAGCAGGCTTCACTCATGGCCTCCAACGAAGCCTTCAAGAAGCAGGCGGAGGGCGCCAGCACTGCTGCCAAGAAATACATGGAGgagaatgagctgctgcaagag AAACTGCGTGAGGCGGGCATCGAGGTGCCAGAGGGCGGGAAGAAGGGAGCAGGACCACAGGAGGAGAACAAAGCTCTGAAAGAGGAGCTGAAGACCCTAAAAGAGGAGCTGGGCACCACTAAGAAAG CTCTGCAGAAGTCGGACAGTGACGTGCGTGCAATGAAGAAACAGGCGGAGAATCTGACCGTGGAGTATGACAGGCTGCTGGATGAGCACAGCAAGCTGctg GCAACCAGTGACAAGAAGTCCGACTAA